The Nitrospira sp. sequence CGAGGCATTTCGGCGATTGGGGTTCGACGAGGTGGTCGAACTGTACGACAAAGATGCAAGCGGCCGACGTCTGCATCAGCTGTTGAACGACATGTTGCCGAGAAAAGTAGGGCGCATGGACCGGCTCGTTCTTTTCTATGTGGGTCATGCCGGGTCGATACAAGATGCTGACGGGCAAGATCGCGGATACCTGGTTCCATTGGACGCACAACTCAATAACGCAGCCAAGTCGATCACAGTCGAGCATCTCAAGGAGTTTACAAGGAGGTCGGCTTCGAAACACACGCTCCTCATTTTGGATGCGCCGGTCTATGGGTGGGAAACAACCGAACCACAGGGACTCTCCTTGGAAGGACGAGTTGGCCCGGAGTCGGACACCGAGCGCCGGGCGGTTCAGGTCATCAGCGCGGCTAGTAGAGGAGAAGCCTCCGTCCGCCTCTATCACAGTAGCCGCTTTGTTCAGACGCTGTTGGCCGGACTTTCAGGGTCTGCAGATCTGGACGGAAACGGCTGGCTCATGGCCTCCGAGCTCGGTACCTATATTGTGCAACAGGTCGGTGCGGTCTCCAATGGATCACAACATCCGACAAGTCTACGAATCGATGGTGATGGCGACACCGTATTGATCGAAGGAAAAAAGTCGGCATTTACACTTGGAGCCGGACCCCGGACTCCTTCCGAACGGCAACAGGAGGCAAAGGCTCAATACGAACGTGCCTTTGCGCTGCTGCAGGAAGGAAAGTCGACGGAAGAAGCGGTCGAGCGGTTGGACCGGGCGATTGGGTATGATCCGACCTACGGTGATGCCTACGTGCTGAAGAGTTATGTCCTGTTAGAGGTGATGCCGAACCTTGATGAGGCCCTGAAAGCGGGTCTTCTTGCGGTCAAATACGCACCGGACAACCCGGATTCTTTCTATACGCTGGGATTGATTCACGAAAAACGGAGGGAGTTTGCTGATGCTGAGGCGGCCCTTCAGCAAGCAGTGCGCGTGAACAATGGGTATCAAGACGTCTACTTTGCGTTGGGGACGCTGTACGCTGATCATCTCAATGACCAGCCCAAGTCCGTGGAGGCGTTTCGTCGGTACGTGGAGCTGGGCGGCACACATGCTCGGGCTCATGCCGCCGTCAATCAGGCCGATCACGGTCCGAGGCCCTAGTCGGTCTCACCACCCTTGAGATATCCGAGGCCGATCTTAACGGCTCGCCGTGTGATCTCCGCCCAGCGCTCTTGAGGATAGGCCGAAAGTACTGCGGCGGTTCTTGGATCTTGGATATCAAGGTTAAGAATTCTAATGATGCCGTCTTCAATCTGGATCTCTGCCACAGAGTCTTCTCCTTGTCGATAGCGAGGCCGCACGAAGCGCGCGTTGCGTTGACTGCCCAAAAAACGCATGCTAGCATGATTCGAACGTTTTTGCGCGGGATGTTATACGTACAGCAATTATACTTATTCACCCTAAGGAGGATTGTATGATCAGGTCACAAGCGATTCGTTCAAGACTGGTCGGATCCGGTCTTGCTGTCCTTCTCATCATGGGACTTGTGGCTTGTGGTGGTCCTCCCAAATGGGTTCAGCAGGGGTCAGGGGCATTTAACGAGAAAGATACGAAGGCATTCTATGGCGTGGGGGCGGTAGCCGGGGTACGGAATGCGCCGCTCGCCTGGGACACGGCGGAAAACCGCGGCAGGGCGGAAATTGCCAGGACGTTTGAGACCTATACCGGATATCTGATGAGAGACTACGCCGCTTCGACCACTGCGGGGGATTTCACCAGAAATACTGAAGAGCAGAATGTCGAGAGAGCCATCAAGACCATCACGACCACGACACTCAGCGGAGTCCGTAAGATCGATCAGTATATGGATCCCAAGACCAATACCTATTACGTCTTGACCAAGTTGAGCTTGGAGGACATGAAGAATAATTTGGAGCAGGCCAAAGAACTCAATTCCCAAGTCCG is a genomic window containing:
- a CDS encoding caspase family protein → MKPRGINVLGLFLLIAHVFCIFSVGAPSTAEAQLGKPEGLYYKSWAIIIGIENYVLAPSIPGAINDAKKVAEAFRRLGFDEVVELYDKDASGRRLHQLLNDMLPRKVGRMDRLVLFYVGHAGSIQDADGQDRGYLVPLDAQLNNAAKSITVEHLKEFTRRSASKHTLLILDAPVYGWETTEPQGLSLEGRVGPESDTERRAVQVISAASRGEASVRLYHSSRFVQTLLAGLSGSADLDGNGWLMASELGTYIVQQVGAVSNGSQHPTSLRIDGDGDTVLIEGKKSAFTLGAGPRTPSERQQEAKAQYERAFALLQEGKSTEEAVERLDRAIGYDPTYGDAYVLKSYVLLEVMPNLDEALKAGLLAVKYAPDNPDSFYTLGLIHEKRREFADAEAALQQAVRVNNGYQDVYFALGTLYADHLNDQPKSVEAFRRYVELGGTHARAHAAVNQADHGPRP
- a CDS encoding LPP20 family lipoprotein, which encodes MIRSQAIRSRLVGSGLAVLLIMGLVACGGPPKWVQQGSGAFNEKDTKAFYGVGAVAGVRNAPLAWDTAENRGRAEIARTFETYTGYLMRDYAASTTAGDFTRNTEEQNVERAIKTITTTTLSGVRKIDQYMDPKTNTYYVLTKLSLEDMKNNLEQAKELNSQVRDFVRKNADRLFERLEKEEEKRGVH